A single window of Streptomyces sudanensis DNA harbors:
- a CDS encoding VOC family protein, producing the protein MIGRLQCVVLDCPDPRRLARFYQGLLGGDVDRPDPRWSLDDDWATLHLGDGRVLAFQRAAGHRPPRWPDPERPQQFHLDIGVADLAGARAEVLALGATVLEEGGPERSWTVCADPAGHPFCLVRE; encoded by the coding sequence GTGATCGGCCGTCTCCAGTGCGTGGTCCTCGACTGCCCCGACCCGCGGCGCCTCGCCCGTTTCTACCAGGGCCTCCTGGGCGGCGACGTGGACCGGCCCGACCCCCGCTGGTCCCTCGACGACGACTGGGCCACGCTCCACCTCGGCGACGGGCGCGTCCTGGCCTTCCAGCGCGCCGCCGGCCACCGGCCGCCCCGCTGGCCCGACCCGGAGCGCCCCCAGCAGTTCCACCTCGACATCGGGGTGGCCGACCTGGCGGGGGCCCGCGCCGAGGTCCTGGCACTGGGCGCCACGGTCCTGGAGGAGGGCGGCCCGGAGCGGAGCTGGACCGTGTGCGCCGACCCGGCCGGCCACCCGTTCTGCCTCGTACGGGAGTGA
- a CDS encoding VOC family protein, with product MLTTRFVTGSPIWVDLGTPDLDGARSFYRALFGWEFAPAGPEAGGYGMFTREGRTVAGGMTVPPERGEPAWMLYFHTPDAEAVATAVRAGGGTVTLDPMDVLDLGRMALFTDPTGAGFGVWQPGANRGLDAVGEPGALCWTELYTPDPVADLSFYDMVFGMEAHTAAEGAGGAYTLLRPSGAGPASPDDAFGGVVPLASDPSETAGGPSWTPYFAVDDLEAAIAEAERNGGKVRKGPTDVAGLGRCAKLTDPYGARFAVLGGGRGA from the coding sequence ATGCTCACCACCCGCTTCGTCACCGGCTCCCCGATCTGGGTCGACCTCGGCACGCCCGACCTCGACGGGGCGCGGTCGTTCTACCGGGCCCTGTTCGGCTGGGAGTTCGCCCCGGCGGGCCCCGAGGCCGGCGGCTACGGGATGTTCACCCGGGAGGGCCGGACCGTCGCGGGCGGCATGACCGTCCCGCCCGAGCGGGGCGAGCCGGCCTGGATGCTGTACTTCCACACCCCCGACGCCGAGGCCGTCGCGACCGCCGTGCGCGCGGGCGGCGGCACCGTCACCCTCGACCCGATGGACGTCCTCGACCTCGGCCGCATGGCCCTGTTCACCGACCCCACCGGCGCGGGCTTCGGCGTCTGGCAGCCCGGCGCGAACCGGGGCCTCGACGCGGTCGGCGAGCCCGGCGCCCTGTGCTGGACGGAGCTGTACACCCCCGACCCGGTGGCCGACCTGTCCTTCTACGACATGGTCTTCGGCATGGAGGCCCACACCGCCGCCGAGGGGGCGGGCGGCGCGTACACGCTGCTCCGGCCGTCCGGCGCCGGACCGGCCTCGCCCGACGACGCGTTCGGCGGCGTCGTCCCGCTCGCGAGCGACCCCTCCGAGACGGCCGGCGGCCCCTCGTGGACGCCGTACTTCGCGGTGGACGACCTCGAAGCGGCCATCGCGGAGGCCGAGCGGAACGGCGGGAAGGTCCGCAAGGGGCCCACCGACGTGGCGGGCCTGGGCCGCTGCGCCAAGCTCACCGACCCCTACGGCGCCCGCTTCGCGGTGCTGGGCGGGGGCCGCGGGGCGTGA
- a CDS encoding GNAT family N-acetyltransferase, with translation MDDAEVLALFDRRMRREAPPDGPGCDVERVGDVVRQTGPPEAWNGVLWSGLTAATADAAVAEQVRHFTALGRDFEWKLYAHDEPHDLGTRLRAAGFTAGPREALMVAEADRIAALGTAPPDGVELVPVTDAAGVDLMGEVHDRAFGTDGARLRRRLVRRLAEAPGTLVAVVAVADGRPVSSARMECVPGTGFAGLWGGGTVPGWRGRGLYRSLVVHRARVAADRGHRWLQVDASDDSRPILGRLGFRVLSTTTPYDHRPETAGGQRSGGQRSGG, from the coding sequence ATGGACGACGCGGAGGTACTGGCCCTGTTCGACCGCCGGATGCGGCGGGAGGCCCCACCGGACGGACCCGGGTGCGACGTGGAGCGGGTCGGCGACGTCGTCCGCCAGACCGGCCCGCCCGAGGCGTGGAACGGCGTGCTGTGGAGCGGCCTGACGGCCGCCACGGCGGACGCCGCCGTCGCGGAGCAGGTCCGCCACTTCACCGCCCTGGGGCGGGACTTCGAGTGGAAGCTGTACGCGCACGACGAGCCGCACGACCTCGGCACCCGGCTGCGCGCGGCCGGGTTCACGGCCGGACCGCGCGAGGCCCTGATGGTCGCCGAGGCCGACCGGATCGCCGCGCTCGGCACGGCGCCGCCCGACGGGGTGGAACTGGTCCCGGTGACCGACGCAGCCGGGGTGGACCTCATGGGCGAGGTCCACGACCGCGCCTTCGGCACGGACGGCGCGCGGCTGCGGCGGCGTCTGGTCCGGCGGCTCGCCGAGGCGCCCGGCACGCTCGTGGCCGTCGTCGCCGTCGCGGACGGGCGGCCGGTCAGCTCGGCGCGCATGGAGTGCGTGCCCGGCACCGGCTTCGCCGGGCTGTGGGGCGGCGGCACGGTGCCCGGGTGGCGGGGGCGCGGCCTGTACCGCTCCCTGGTCGTCCACCGGGCCCGCGTCGCCGCCGACCGGGGCCACCGCTGGCTCCAGGTGGACGCCTCCGACGACAGCCGGCCGATCCTGGGCCGCCTGGGCTTCCGGGTGCTCTCCACCACGACCCCGTACGACCACCGCCCGGAGACCGCCGGCGGGCAGCGGTCCGGCGGGCAGCGGTCCGGCGGGTAG
- a CDS encoding acyl-ACP desaturase, whose translation MTLASSPLGSSAEWTDARLLYALEEVVEKELNRHLKAAKDWMPHEYVPWSDGRNFPGVFEDGEPWDPRQSKVSDVGRIALVVNLLTEDNLPSYHHEIATLFGRDGAWGTWVHRWTAEEGRHGIVMRDYLLASRAVDPDELERYRMAHMSEGFESDNRHSALHSVAYVAFQELATRISHRNTGHQSGDPVCDRMLARIATDENLHMVFYRNLLGAAFELAPDPTMRAVRDVVVGFRMPGHGMPGFERAAARMAIGEIYNLRIHHDDVLQPVLRFLKVLEIDGLGPEGLKAQEELGLYMNGLDAEAAKFDERLAARKARMAARAEG comes from the coding sequence GTGACCCTTGCCTCTTCCCCCCTCGGCAGTTCGGCGGAATGGACCGATGCCCGGCTGCTGTACGCCCTGGAAGAGGTGGTCGAGAAGGAGCTGAACCGCCACCTCAAGGCCGCCAAGGACTGGATGCCGCACGAGTACGTGCCGTGGTCGGACGGCCGGAACTTCCCGGGCGTCTTCGAGGACGGGGAGCCCTGGGACCCGCGGCAGTCGAAGGTGTCGGACGTGGGCCGGATCGCCCTGGTGGTGAACCTCCTCACGGAGGACAACCTGCCCAGCTACCACCACGAGATCGCCACCCTCTTCGGCCGGGACGGCGCCTGGGGCACCTGGGTGCACCGCTGGACCGCCGAGGAGGGCCGCCACGGCATCGTGATGCGGGACTACCTGCTCGCCTCGCGGGCGGTGGACCCCGACGAGCTGGAGCGGTACCGCATGGCCCACATGAGTGAGGGCTTCGAGTCGGACAACCGGCACTCGGCGCTGCACTCGGTGGCGTACGTGGCGTTCCAGGAGCTGGCGACGCGGATCTCGCACCGCAACACCGGGCACCAGTCGGGCGACCCGGTGTGCGACCGCATGCTGGCGCGCATCGCGACCGACGAGAACCTGCACATGGTCTTCTACCGGAACCTGCTGGGCGCGGCCTTCGAGCTCGCGCCCGACCCCACCATGCGGGCGGTCAGGGACGTGGTGGTCGGCTTCCGCATGCCCGGGCACGGGATGCCGGGCTTCGAGCGGGCCGCGGCCCGGATGGCCATCGGCGAGATCTACAACCTGCGCATCCACCACGACGACGTGCTCCAGCCGGTGCTGCGGTTCCTCAAGGTCCTGGAGATCGACGGGCTCGGCCCGGAGGGCCTCAAGGCGCAGGAGGAGCTGGGCCTCTACATGAACGGGCTGGACGCGGAGGCGGCGAAGTTCGACGAGAGGCTGGCCGCGCGCAAGGCCCGCATGGCGGCCCGCGCCGAGGGCTGA
- a CDS encoding YchJ family protein — protein sequence PAVRPVGPCPCGLPAPYAECCGPFHAGGAEAPTAERLMRSRYSAFVARDEAYLLRTWSPATRPHAVDFDPDLRWTGLEVLDTTGGTLFHTTGTVTFAARHTHRGEPGELRERSTFEKADGRWLYVDGTPG from the coding sequence CCGGCCGTCCGGCCGGTGGGGCCGTGCCCCTGCGGGCTGCCCGCCCCGTACGCCGAGTGCTGCGGCCCCTTCCACGCGGGAGGCGCCGAGGCCCCGACCGCGGAGCGGCTGATGCGCTCCCGCTACAGCGCCTTCGTGGCGCGCGACGAGGCGTACCTGCTGCGCACCTGGTCGCCCGCGACACGGCCGCACGCCGTCGACTTCGACCCGGACCTGCGCTGGACCGGCCTGGAGGTGCTGGACACCACCGGCGGCACCCTGTTCCACACCACCGGCACGGTCACCTTCGCCGCCCGCCACACCCACCGCGGCGAGCCGGGCGAGCTGCGCGAGCGCAGCACCTTCGAGAAGGCGGACGGCCGGTGGCTGTACGTGGACGGCACCCCGGGCTGA
- a CDS encoding SsgA family sporulation/cell division regulator: MSTVIEQPLQARLVASAPRVDVVSTVLRYDPADPFAVHMAFPAPATLEGVETVWGFSRELLAAGTDAPAGDGDVRVRPFGHGRTVVEFHAAEGVAMVHVHTDEVRRFLRRTERAVPAGHESRFLDLDRGLARLLRDPR; the protein is encoded by the coding sequence GTGTCCACCGTCATCGAGCAGCCCCTGCAAGCCCGCCTCGTCGCGTCGGCGCCCCGCGTGGACGTCGTCTCGACCGTCCTGCGCTACGACCCCGCCGACCCCTTCGCCGTCCACATGGCCTTTCCCGCCCCGGCCACCCTCGAAGGCGTGGAGACCGTCTGGGGGTTCTCCCGCGAACTGCTCGCGGCGGGGACGGACGCGCCGGCCGGCGACGGCGACGTGCGGGTCCGGCCGTTCGGCCACGGCCGGACGGTGGTGGAGTTCCACGCCGCCGAGGGTGTCGCCATGGTCCACGTGCACACCGACGAGGTCCGGCGCTTCCTGCGCCGCACCGAGCGCGCGGTGCCCGCCGGGCACGAGTCCCGGTTCCTCGACCTGGACCGCGGTCTGGCCCGGTTGCTGCGCGACCCGCGCTGA
- a CDS encoding 3-hydroxyacyl-CoA dehydrogenase NAD-binding domain-containing protein, translating into MPTRSTIRWEQDETGVVTLVLDDPDQSANTMNEAFRASLAAVADRAEAERDSIRGIVYTSAKRTFFAGGDLRDLMRAGPADARRVFDAACDVKRSLRRIETLGRPVVAAINGSALGGGYEIALASHHRIALDAPGSRIGLPEVTLGLLPGAGGVVRTVRLMGIADALLKVLLQGTRYTPRRALENGLVHEVADTPEEMLARARAFIDAHPESRQPWDEPGHRIPGGTPAHPELAANLPAFPANLRKQLNGAPFPAPRNILAAAVEGAQVDFETAQVVEARYFTELAVGQTAKNMIQAFFFDLQAVNAGRSRPRDVEPRTVRRAAVLGAGTMGAGIAYACAKAGVEVVLKDVTEEAAAGGRAYAEKLCARAVERGRATREEADALLARIRPTADTADLAGCDAVIEAVFEDTALKHKVFQEVQGVVAPDALLCSNTSTLPITVLAEGVERQADFVGLHFFSPVDRMPLVEIVRGERTGEEALARAFDLVRQIAKTPIVVNDSRGFFTSRVIGRFVDEGVAMVGEGVGPASVEQAAAQAGYPAKVLSLVDDLTLTLVRGIRGEARRAVEEAGGTWRAHPAEAVVDRMVDEFGRPGRRGGAGFYDYDAEGRRTGLWPGLREHFTRPDAAVPFADMQERMLFSEALDSVRCLEEGVLTSVADANIGSLMGIGFPAWTGGVLQYVNGYEGGLPGFVARARELAARYGERFEPPALLVEKAERGETFTDER; encoded by the coding sequence ATGCCGACGCGTTCCACCATCCGCTGGGAGCAGGACGAGACGGGCGTCGTCACCCTCGTCCTCGACGACCCCGACCAGTCCGCCAACACCATGAACGAGGCGTTCCGCGCGTCGCTCGCCGCCGTCGCCGACCGCGCGGAGGCCGAGAGGGACTCCATCCGCGGCATCGTCTACACCTCCGCCAAGCGGACCTTCTTCGCGGGCGGCGACCTCAGGGACCTGATGCGGGCGGGCCCGGCCGACGCCCGGCGGGTCTTCGACGCGGCCTGCGACGTCAAGCGGTCCCTGCGCCGCATCGAGACCCTCGGCAGGCCCGTCGTCGCCGCGATCAACGGCTCCGCCCTCGGCGGCGGGTACGAGATCGCCCTCGCCTCCCACCACCGGATCGCCCTCGACGCGCCCGGTTCGCGGATCGGCCTGCCCGAGGTGACGCTCGGCCTGCTCCCCGGCGCCGGCGGCGTCGTCCGCACCGTGCGGCTCATGGGCATCGCGGACGCCCTGCTGAAGGTGCTCCTCCAGGGCACCCGGTACACGCCCCGCCGGGCCCTGGAGAACGGCCTGGTCCACGAGGTCGCCGACACGCCGGAGGAGATGCTCGCCCGGGCGCGCGCGTTCATCGACGCCCACCCCGAGTCCCGGCAGCCCTGGGACGAGCCCGGCCACAGGATCCCCGGCGGGACGCCCGCGCACCCCGAGCTCGCCGCGAACCTGCCCGCCTTCCCCGCCAACCTCAGGAAGCAGCTGAACGGCGCCCCCTTCCCGGCTCCCCGCAACATCCTCGCGGCGGCCGTGGAGGGAGCCCAGGTCGACTTCGAGACGGCCCAGGTCGTCGAGGCCCGCTACTTCACCGAGCTGGCCGTCGGGCAGACCGCCAAGAACATGATCCAGGCGTTCTTCTTCGACCTCCAGGCCGTCAACGCCGGCCGCAGCCGCCCCCGGGACGTCGAGCCGCGCACGGTCCGCAGGGCCGCCGTCCTCGGCGCCGGGACGATGGGCGCCGGTATCGCGTACGCCTGCGCCAAAGCGGGCGTCGAGGTCGTCCTGAAGGACGTCACCGAGGAGGCCGCGGCCGGGGGCAGGGCGTACGCGGAGAAGCTCTGCGCCAGGGCCGTCGAACGGGGCCGCGCCACCCGCGAGGAGGCCGACGCGCTGCTGGCCCGCATCCGGCCGACCGCCGACACGGCGGACCTCGCGGGCTGCGACGCCGTGATCGAGGCCGTCTTCGAGGACACGGCCCTCAAGCACAAGGTGTTCCAGGAGGTCCAGGGCGTCGTGGCGCCGGACGCGCTGCTGTGCTCCAACACCTCGACGCTGCCGATCACCGTCCTCGCGGAGGGCGTGGAGCGGCAGGCGGACTTCGTCGGCCTGCACTTCTTCTCACCGGTCGACCGGATGCCGCTGGTGGAGATCGTCAGGGGCGAGCGGACCGGCGAGGAGGCGCTGGCCAGGGCGTTCGACCTGGTCCGGCAGATCGCCAAGACGCCGATCGTCGTCAACGACTCGCGCGGCTTCTTCACCTCGCGGGTCATCGGCCGGTTCGTCGACGAGGGCGTCGCCATGGTCGGCGAGGGCGTCGGACCCGCCTCGGTCGAGCAGGCGGCGGCCCAGGCCGGCTACCCGGCGAAGGTGCTCTCCCTGGTGGACGACCTGACCCTGACCCTGGTCCGCGGGATCCGCGGCGAGGCGCGGCGCGCGGTGGAGGAGGCGGGCGGCACCTGGCGCGCGCACCCGGCGGAGGCCGTCGTCGACCGCATGGTCGACGAGTTCGGCCGCCCGGGCCGCCGCGGCGGCGCCGGCTTCTACGACTACGACGCGGAGGGCCGCCGGACCGGTCTGTGGCCGGGGCTGCGGGAGCACTTCACCCGGCCGGACGCGGCCGTCCCCTTCGCGGACATGCAGGAGCGGATGCTGTTCTCCGAGGCCCTCGACTCGGTGCGGTGCCTGGAGGAGGGCGTCCTCACGTCGGTCGCCGACGCCAACATCGGCTCGCTGATGGGCATCGGCTTCCCCGCCTGGACGGGCGGCGTGCTCCAGTACGTCAACGGCTACGAGGGCGGGCTCCCCGGCTTCGTCGCGCGCGCCCGCGAACTGGCCGCGCGCTACGGCGAGCGCTTCGAGCCGCCGGCGCTGCTGGTGGAGAAGGCCGAACGGGGCGAGACCTTCACCGACGAGCGGTGA
- a CDS encoding acetyl-CoA C-acetyltransferase, with protein MTTEAYVYEAIRTPRGRGKANGSLHGTKPVDLVVGLIRELRARHPGLDPEGIDDVVLGVVSPVGDQGSDIARIAAIAAGLPDTVAGVQENRFCASGLEAVNMAAAKIRSGWEDLVLAGGVESMSRVPMGSDGGAWMADPMTNLATGFVPQGVGADLIATVEGFSRRDVDEYAALSQERAATAWKESRFEKSVVPVRDRSGLVVLDRDEHLRPGTTADSLAALKPSFAGIGEAGGFDAVALQKYHWIERIDHVHHAGNSSGLVDGAALVAVGSREAGRRHGLTPRARVVSAAVSGSDPTIMLTGPAPASRKALARAGLTIDDIDLVEINEAFAAVVLRYARDMGLPLDRINVNGGAIALGHPLGATGAMILGTLVDELERQDKRYGLATLCVGGGMGIATVVERL; from the coding sequence GTGACCACCGAAGCGTACGTGTACGAAGCGATCCGCACCCCCCGCGGGCGCGGCAAGGCCAACGGCTCCCTGCACGGCACCAAGCCCGTCGACCTCGTCGTCGGCCTGATCCGGGAACTGCGCGCCCGGCACCCCGGCCTCGACCCCGAGGGCATCGACGACGTCGTCCTCGGCGTCGTCTCACCCGTCGGCGACCAGGGCTCCGACATCGCCCGAATCGCGGCGATCGCCGCCGGGCTGCCCGACACCGTCGCCGGCGTACAGGAGAACCGCTTCTGCGCCTCCGGTCTCGAAGCGGTCAACATGGCCGCCGCGAAGATCCGCTCCGGCTGGGAGGACCTCGTCCTCGCCGGCGGCGTCGAGTCGATGTCCCGCGTCCCGATGGGCTCCGACGGCGGCGCCTGGATGGCCGACCCGATGACCAACCTCGCCACCGGGTTCGTCCCGCAGGGCGTCGGCGCCGACCTCATCGCCACCGTGGAGGGCTTCTCCCGGCGGGACGTCGACGAATACGCCGCCCTCTCACAGGAGCGCGCGGCAACGGCCTGGAAGGAGAGCCGCTTCGAGAAGTCCGTCGTCCCCGTCCGGGACCGCAGCGGGCTCGTCGTCCTCGACCGCGACGAGCACCTGCGCCCCGGCACCACCGCCGACTCCCTCGCCGCGCTCAAGCCGTCCTTCGCCGGCATCGGGGAGGCGGGCGGCTTCGACGCCGTCGCCCTGCAGAAGTACCACTGGATCGAGAGGATCGACCACGTCCACCACGCCGGGAACTCCTCCGGCCTCGTCGACGGCGCCGCGCTCGTCGCCGTCGGCTCCCGCGAGGCCGGCCGGCGCCACGGGCTGACGCCCCGCGCCCGCGTCGTCTCCGCCGCCGTCTCCGGCTCCGACCCCACCATCATGCTCACCGGCCCCGCCCCCGCCAGCCGCAAGGCCCTCGCCAGGGCCGGACTCACCATCGACGACATCGACCTCGTCGAGATCAACGAGGCGTTCGCCGCGGTCGTCCTGCGCTACGCCCGGGACATGGGGCTGCCGCTCGACAGGATCAACGTCAACGGCGGCGCCATCGCGCTCGGCCACCCCCTCGGCGCCACCGGCGCGATGATCCTCGGCACCCTCGTCGACGAGCTGGAGCGCCAGGACAAGCGGTACGGCCTGGCGACCCTCTGCGTCGGCGGCGGCATGGGCATCGCCACCGTCGTCGAGCGCCTCTGA
- a CDS encoding endonuclease V, with product MTILETPAGWPADENEALAVQDELRARVVLDEPGPPVGTGLVAGVDVAYDDERDLVAAAAVVLDARTLDVVDEATAVGRVAFPYVPGLLAFRELPAVLAALDALAAGPGLVVCDGYGQAHPRRFGLASHLGVLTGLPVLGVAKNPFAFTHEQPGPRRGDTAPLLDGAEEVGRALRTRDGVKPVFVSAGHRVGLDAACAHTLALTPRYRLPETTRRADALCRRALREAAARQGSGV from the coding sequence ATGACGATCCTCGAAACGCCCGCCGGCTGGCCCGCCGACGAGAACGAGGCGCTGGCCGTCCAGGACGAGCTGCGCGCCCGCGTGGTCCTGGACGAACCGGGGCCCCCGGTCGGCACGGGCCTGGTGGCCGGTGTCGACGTGGCGTACGACGACGAGCGCGACCTCGTCGCCGCGGCCGCCGTCGTCCTGGACGCGCGCACCCTCGACGTGGTCGACGAGGCCACCGCGGTCGGCCGGGTCGCCTTCCCGTACGTGCCGGGGCTCCTCGCCTTCCGCGAACTGCCCGCCGTCCTCGCCGCGCTGGACGCCCTGGCGGCCGGGCCGGGTCTGGTCGTCTGCGACGGCTACGGGCAGGCCCACCCGCGCCGCTTCGGCCTCGCCAGCCACCTGGGCGTGCTCACCGGCCTGCCGGTGCTCGGCGTCGCCAAGAACCCGTTCGCCTTCACCCACGAGCAGCCCGGCCCCCGCCGCGGCGACACCGCCCCGCTGCTGGACGGGGCGGAGGAGGTGGGGCGCGCCCTGCGCACCCGCGACGGCGTCAAGCCGGTCTTCGTCTCGGCCGGGCACCGCGTCGGCCTGGACGCCGCCTGCGCCCACACGCTGGCGCTGACGCCCCGCTACCGCCTGCCGGAGACCACCCGCCGCGCCGACGCCCTGTGCCGCCGGGCCCTGCGGGAGGCCGCGGCCCGGCAGGGGAGCGGCGTGTGA
- a CDS encoding SpoIIE family protein phosphatase has product MWPGSRPPRATRRERSHIASSGRRLARLLDEAADAGRPVTAPNVPRVLGRDEVRRPTGSQAAAAAADFAERLPEGCCALDLQGRISYISTRGAALLGGDPRTLLGTLPWQALPWLDDPVYEDRYRAAVISRRPASFTACRPPDRWLDFRLYPDASGVSVRITPAGRRQEGQDPPVADPDRQAPAAPTRVGQLYQLLHLAAALTETVGVQDVVDLVAEQIMPAFGAQGLVLSTAESGRLRITGSRGYPRRALEQLDGLPLDTSFTPAGQALSTGVPSFFGDPGEMARIYPEAPRVSGKQAWAFLPMIASGRPVGVCVLTYDRPHAFPAEERAVLTSLAGLIAQALDRARLYDAKHQLAHGLQEALLPHTLPTAPGLRVAARYLPATRGMDIGGDFYDLLRVDAATVAAVIGDVQGHNVAAAALMGQVRTAVHTHATAGAAPEEVLARTNRLLLDLDPGLFTTCLYARIDLERGRVRAVSAGHPPPLLRCPDGRARRLEVPPGPALGIDPDAAYPVTELDLPPGSVLVLYTDGLVETAGADIEEAIDALAGHLAGWDAREPDRLLELLLGQAGPADRRTDDIALLLVQFSPDAPAGPP; this is encoded by the coding sequence ATGTGGCCCGGCAGCCGCCCGCCCCGCGCGACCCGCCGCGAACGCTCCCACATCGCCTCCAGCGGGCGGCGGCTGGCGCGCCTGCTGGACGAGGCGGCGGACGCCGGCCGGCCGGTGACCGCGCCCAACGTGCCGCGCGTCCTGGGCCGCGACGAGGTCCGGCGCCCCACCGGATCGCAGGCGGCCGCGGCGGCCGCGGACTTCGCCGAGCGGCTGCCCGAAGGGTGCTGCGCCCTGGACCTCCAGGGCCGCATCTCCTACATCAGCACCAGGGGCGCCGCCCTGCTCGGCGGCGACCCGCGGACCCTGCTGGGCACGCTCCCCTGGCAGGCCCTGCCGTGGCTGGACGACCCGGTGTACGAGGACCGCTACCGCGCCGCCGTCATCAGCCGCCGCCCCGCGTCCTTCACCGCCTGCCGGCCCCCCGACCGCTGGCTGGACTTCCGGCTCTACCCCGACGCGAGCGGCGTCAGCGTCCGGATCACGCCCGCCGGCCGGCGGCAGGAGGGCCAGGACCCCCCGGTCGCGGACCCGGACCGGCAGGCGCCCGCCGCGCCGACCCGGGTGGGGCAGCTCTACCAGCTGCTGCACCTGGCCGCCGCCCTCACCGAGACGGTCGGCGTGCAGGACGTGGTGGACCTGGTCGCCGAGCAGATCATGCCCGCGTTCGGCGCCCAGGGGCTGGTGCTGTCGACCGCCGAGTCCGGGCGGCTGCGGATCACCGGTTCGCGCGGCTACCCGCGGCGGGCCCTCGAACAACTCGACGGCCTGCCCCTGGACACCTCCTTCACCCCCGCCGGGCAGGCCCTCTCCACCGGGGTGCCGTCCTTCTTCGGCGACCCCGGGGAGATGGCGCGGATCTACCCGGAGGCGCCCCGGGTGAGCGGCAAGCAGGCGTGGGCGTTCCTGCCCATGATCGCCTCGGGCCGGCCGGTCGGCGTCTGCGTCCTCACCTACGACCGCCCGCACGCCTTCCCCGCCGAGGAGCGGGCCGTGCTCACCTCCCTGGCCGGCCTCATCGCGCAGGCCCTGGACCGGGCGCGGCTGTACGACGCCAAGCACCAGCTCGCGCACGGGCTGCAGGAGGCGCTGCTGCCGCACACGCTGCCGACCGCGCCCGGGCTGCGCGTCGCGGCCCGCTACCTGCCCGCCACGCGCGGGATGGACATCGGCGGCGACTTCTACGACCTGCTGCGGGTCGACGCCGCCACGGTCGCCGCGGTCATCGGCGACGTCCAGGGGCACAACGTGGCCGCCGCCGCCCTGATGGGGCAGGTCCGCACCGCCGTCCACACCCACGCCACCGCGGGCGCGGCACCCGAGGAGGTGCTGGCCCGCACCAACCGGCTGCTGCTGGACCTGGACCCCGGTCTCTTCACCACCTGCCTGTACGCCCGGATCGACCTGGAACGGGGACGCGTGCGGGCGGTCAGCGCCGGCCATCCGCCGCCGCTGCTGCGCTGCCCCGACGGCCGCGCCCGGCGCCTGGAGGTGCCTCCGGGGCCGGCGCTCGGGATCGACCCGGACGCCGCGTACCCGGTGACCGAACTCGACCTTCCGCCCGGCTCCGTACTGGTCCTCTACACCGACGGGCTCGTCGAGACGGCCGGGGCGGACATCGAGGAGGCCATCGACGCCCTGGCCGGCCACCTCGCCGGGTGGGACGCCCGGGAGCCGGACCGGCTGCTGGAACTGCTGCTCGGCCAAGCGGGCCCGGCCGACCGGCGTACCGACGACATCGCGCTGCTCCTGGTCCAGTTCTCCCCGGACGCGCCGGCCGGCCCGCCCTGA